The following coding sequences are from one Rutidosis leptorrhynchoides isolate AG116_Rl617_1_P2 chromosome 11, CSIRO_AGI_Rlap_v1, whole genome shotgun sequence window:
- the LOC139875320 gene encoding uncharacterized protein has translation MTSTTTTTATVTTITGTATAMDRRTYWCHDCDMSISLIPTTTTTTTSCPHCTSNFLEELDSPTSRNNPYFNRVMNHLLNSDHTNINQFATGTTPGNLGVSNTVIEGINSVKVTSASLEIDPVLICAICKDQFVIDDVTKELPCKHMYHPDCIIPWLKFRNSCPVCRFQMPVEPVVDSELNVRRRSRSRSSMFLRLLDSNDNDYINDNDGGGGDDDEDELLGFGFRNFVRRHQITSSAIRYNHSLGERDEVLFSPSQIGEVVEMGDSGRTDSVETVSSWPNWPVDGGEIVVSGASVNDDDADVVML, from the coding sequence ATGacttcaaccaccaccaccacagccACCGTAACCACCATCACCGGCACCGCCACCGCCATGGACCGCCGCACCTACTGGTGTCACGACTGCGACATGAGCATCTCTCTCAtccctaccaccaccaccaccaccacttcctGCCCTCACTGCACCTCCAATTTCCTCGAAGAATTAGATTCTCCAACTTCGCGCAATAATCCGTATTTCAACCGTGTAATGAATCATTTGTTAAACTCCGATCACACGAACATTAATCAATTCGCTACTGGTACGACGCCAGGTAACCTAGGAGTATCGAATACTGTTATCGAAGGTATTAATTCAGTTAAGGTTACATCAGCATCACTAGAGATTGATCCGGTTCTTATTTGTGCTATTTGTAAGGATCAGTTTGTGATTGATGATGTCACTAAGGAGCTTCCGTGTAAGCACATGTATCATCCTGATTGTATAATTCCATGGCTTAAGTTTCGTAATTCGTGTCCAGTTTGCAGGTTTCAGATGCCTGTGGAGCCTGTTGTTGATAGTGAATTGAATGTTAGGAGGAGGTCTAGGTCTAGGTCTTCTATGTTTTTGAGATTGTTAGATTCAAACGACAACGATTACATTAATGataatgatggtggtggtggtgatgatgatgaggatgagtTATTAGGGTTTGGATTTAGGAATTTTGTAAGGAGGCATCAGATTACGTCCTCGGCGATAAGGTATAATCATAGTTTAGGGGAACGGGATGAGGTTTTGTTTTCTCCGAGTCAAATTGGAGAGGTGGTTGAGATGGGTGATTCGGGGAGGACTGATAGTGTTGAGACTGTGTCTAGTTGGCCAAACTGGCCTGTTGATGGAGGTGAGATTGTAGTCAGTGGTGCtagtgttaatgatgatgatgctgaTGTGGTGATGCTTTGA